A section of the Phaseolus vulgaris cultivar G19833 chromosome 8, P. vulgaris v2.0, whole genome shotgun sequence genome encodes:
- the LOC137824500 gene encoding transcription termination factor MTERF9, chloroplastic isoform X2, whose product MAASMSLYPYKPLLYFSTPLCFCSQFRNLERGHLGSARLKSLVKLAAHSNPNILKTNRRSKYGEALSLYDSDDEDEEMDEEEEDDEDDDDDDDDDWLSDEEFAEPAKFGVGNKRLKSKTVKGKDKEKEWEWGLRSLDNEQSIRLPRSERVASLQRNESGKVPYGDKVSRNVKNKKYPRLSEEIPLDSKWLPLLDYLSTFGMKESHFIQIYERHMQALQINVGSAQERLEYLMSVGVKHRDVRRILLRQPQILEYTVENNLKSRVAFLRGLGIPNSRIGQIIAATPSLFSYSVENSLKPTVRYLVEEVGIKEKDLGKVIQLSPQILVQRIDISWNMRYMFLTKELGAPRDSIVKMVKKHPQLLHYSIDDGLLPRINFLRSIGMKNSDILKVLTSLTQVNFAGAISVLGGKSKTQIFVLG is encoded by the exons ATGGCTGCTTCTATGTCTCTCTATCCCTATAAACCCCTCCTATACTTTTCGACTCCTTTGTGTTTTTGTTCTCAATTTCGGAACTTGGAGAGAGGGCATTTGGGTTCTGCAAGGTTGAAGAGTTTAGTGAAACTTGCAGCACATTCGAATCCGAACATTCTCAAGACCAACAGAAGGTCAAAGTATGGAGAGGCACTGTCTCTGTACGATagtgatgatgaagatgaagaaatggacgaggaggaggaggacgacgaagatgatgatgatgatgatgatgatgattggcTTTCTGAT GAGGAATTTGCTGAGCCTGCTAAATTTGGTGTTGGTAACAAGAGATTGAAGTCGAAGACAGTTAAAG GaaaagataaagagaaggaGTGGGAGTGGGGTTTGAGATCTTTGGACAATGAACAAAGCATTAGATTGCCTAGAAGTGAGAGAGTGGCATCCTTACAACGAAATGAGAGTGGAAAGGTACCATATGGTGATAAG GTTAGTAGAAatgtaaagaataaaaaatatcctCGGTTGTCTGAAGAGATTCCTTTGGATTCGAAATGGTTACCACTTCTTGATTACTTGAGCACCTTTGGAATGAAGGAATCACACTTTATCCAAATATATGAGAGGCACATGCAAGCACTTCAAATCAACGTTGGTTCTGCACAGGAAAGGTTAGAATACTTGATGAGTGTTGGTGTTAAACATAGAGATGTAAGAAGAATCCTTCTGaggcagccacaaattcttgaGTATACAGTGGAGAACAATTTGAAGTCTCGTGTTGCTTTCTTGAGAGGCCTAGGCATACCGAATTCTAGAATAGGGCAAATCATTGCTGCTACTCCATCCTTGTTTTCTTACAGTGTTGAGAATTCGTTAAAACCTACAGTTAGATATTTAGTTGAGGAAGTAGGCATCAAGGAAAAAGATTTGGGTAAGGTCATTCAGCTTAGTCCCCAAATTCTTGTGCAAAGAATTGACATTTCATGGAATATGCGTTATATGTTTCTTACCAAGGAGTTGGGTGCACCCAGGGATAGCATTGTGAAGATGGTGAAAAAACATCCCCAACTTCTCCATTACAGCATAGACGATGGATTACTTCCAAGAATAAATTTCTTAAGGAGCATAGGAATGAAAAATTCAGATATCTTGAAAGTATTGACTAGCCTAACACAGGTAAATTTTGCAG GTGCTATCTCTGTCCTTGGAGGAAAATCTAAAACCCAAATATTTGTACTTGGTTAA
- the LOC137826019 gene encoding zinc finger CCCH domain-containing protein 18-like isoform X1, with product MDISQCTRIVFDKIHKFEPEHARKIIGYLLLKDHGELEMAKLASFPDYFIREVAFQAKRELLILSIPDMLPISHILNPEQCLSHLAVMSPRTPTSPSFHVPSLYWDPQPAGNINADFMAMNYMDSIMELQKQTQLCSLENRIDAVKTSTVGVANDYYRDASAANLGGKARRRFSEFPMKVCHYFNKGFCKHGTSCRFYHGQVAPENLSQMYGNDGVGEDQVISPGSLAQLESEIIELLRSRGSPISIASLPMAYYDKYKKVLQADGYLTESQRHGKSGYSLTKLLARLKNSILLIGSYRPHGQHSVFLAEDAPTQMLEGEFARNISASRQIYLTFPADSIFTEDDVSNYFNAFGPVADVRIPNQQRRMFGFVTFVHSETVKAVLEKGNPHSVRGSRVLVKPYREKAKINERNRIEHTVYYSPRSVDTDSELNSIPRSFGNPRSIRSQLIEDQDQEQTLEHERRSFAQLQFSSIPLSTSPNFGLSLDETNISDDHFNFQPLEESFHGKSIHTDDKSSDEESYEGLNLPDSPFAFPIDSEM from the exons ATGGATATTTCTCAGTGTACAAGGATTGTGTTtgataaaattcataaatttgaGCCAGAGCATGCTAGAAAGATAATTGGCTATCTCCTCCTAAAAGATCATGGAGAACTAGAAATGGCAAAATTGGCTTCTTTCCCTGACTATTTCATCCGTGAAGTGGCATTTCAGGCCAAAAGGGAGCTCCTAATATTGTCTATACCAGATATGCTCCCAATTTCACATATTCTCAACCCTGAACAATGTTTAAGCCATTTAGCAGTAATGTCCCCTAGAACTCCTACTTCACCAAGCTTTCATGTTCCCTCTCTCTATTGGGATCCACAACCTGCTGGCAATATCAATGCAGACTTTATGGCAATGAACTACATGGATTCCATCAtggaacttcagaagcagacACAGTTGTGCAGTTTGGAGAATCGTATAGATGCTGTAAAGACTAGCACAGTAGGGGTTGCCAACGATTACTATAGAGATGCTTCTGCTGCCAATCTGGGTGGAAAAGCTAGGAGAAGGTTTTCTGAATTTCCAATGAAAGTTTGTCACTATTTCAACAAAGGATTCTGCAAGCATGGAACAAGCTGCAGATTCTATCATGGCCAAGTTGCTCCTGAGAATTTATCTCAGATGTATGGAAATGATGGTGTTGGTGAGGATCAGGTGATTTCCCCAGGGTCACTAGCACAGCTAGAATCAGAAATTATTGAGCTTCTAAGATCAAGGGGCAGTCCAATATCCATTGCTTCTCTGCCAATGGCATACTATGATAAATACAAGAAGGTACTGCAAGCAGATGGTTATTTAACTGAGAGCCAAAGACATGGCAAGTCTGGTTATAGTTTGACAAAGCTTCTTGCGCGACTGAAAAACAGTATTCTGCTCATAGGCAG TTACAGACCTCATGGGCAGCATTCAGTGTTTCTGGCAGAAGATGCTCCCACACAAATGCTGGAAGGAGAGTTTGCTCGAAATATCAGTGCTTCACGACAAATATATCTGACATTCCCTGCTGACAGCATTTTCACAGAGGATGATGTCTCAAACTACTTCAA CGCATTTGGGCCTGTTGCAGATGTTAGAATTCCAAACCAGCAGAGAAGGATGTTTGGATTTGTGACATTTGTTCATTCAGAAACTGTCAAAGCTGTTTTGGAGAAGGGGAATCCCCATTCTGTTCGGGGTTCTCGGGTTCTTGTGAAGCCTTACCGGGAGAAAGCAAAGATTAATGAGAG GAATAGAATTGAGCACACTGTTTATTATTCACCACGCTCTGTAGATACGGACTCTGAACTCAACTCAA TTCCAAGAAGTTTTGGGAATCCTAGATCCATTAGGAGTCAACTGATTGAAGACCAAGACCAAGAGCAGACTCTGGAACATGAGAGGAGAAGTTTTGCACAACTGCAGTTTTCCTCAATACCTTTATCCACCTCACCTAATTTTGGCTTGTCCTTGGATGAAACAAACATTTCAGATG ATCACTTCAATTTCCAACCACTAGAAGAATCTTTCCATGGTAAATCCATACATACAGATGACAAATCCTCTGATGAGGAAAG CTATGAAGGACTCAACCTCCCAGACAGTCCATTTGCGTTTCCAATAGATAGTGAGATGTAA
- the LOC137826011 gene encoding heavy metal-associated isoprenylated plant protein 47-like encodes MTMRQRIEIEVPLHCGGCKKKIMSICTTADGVCSVSFERGGKDKVVIKGEGVDAAGLTACLRKKVNKYAELISVAKDT; translated from the exons ATGACTATGAGG CAAAGGATAGAAATTGAGGTGCCACTCCACTGTGGTGGATGCAAGAAGAAGATTATGTCGATATGCACCACTGCTGATG GTGTTTGTTCGGTTAGTTTTGAAAGGGGAGGCAAAGATAAAGTGGTGATTAAAGGAGAAGGAGTGGATGCAGCAGGGTTGACAGCATGCTTAAGGAAGAAGGTGAACAAGTATGCTGAGCTAATTAGTGTGGCTAAGGATACATGA
- the LOC137824501 gene encoding uncharacterized protein, with translation MEGAVAASSLSLFSLGSVKTRSRVCRISPMSERQGCNVWIKNGRRRVTVGAVNVEDITTVLDPAPVEVTWQIVVGAIAGVTPFVVAGIEFRKRIIAQKRCEECGGSGLVLREKEYFRCPECGGFLPWQSWKRFFSG, from the exons ATGGAAGGAGCAGTAGCAGCATCTTCTTTGTCTCTGTTTTCATTGGGGAGTGTGAAAACTAGGAGCAGAGTGTGTCGGATATCTCCCATGTCTGAAAGACAAGGTTGTAATGTTTGGATTaagaatggaagaagaagggttACGGTTGGTGCAGTGAATGTGGAAGATATAACCACAGTACTTGATCCAGCTCCAGTGGAAGTTACATGGCAAATTGTGGTCGGAGCTATAG CTGGGGTTACCCCTTTTGTGGTGGCAGGGATTGAATTTCGCAAAAGAATT ATAGCTCAAAAAAGATGTGAGGAGTGTGGAGGATCAGGGCTTGTCCTAAGAGAAAAGGAATACTTCCGTTGCCCAGAATGTG GAGGGTTTCTTCCTTGGCAGTCCTGGAAAAGATTCTTTTCAGGCTAA
- the LOC137827142 gene encoding receptor-like protein 9DC3 — MTSLNLNDNRLEGLLPESLSNCMQLWLLNLGNNQIEDTFPHWLRTIPYLKVLVLRTNKLHGPIALFKTKHGFPSLNIFDISSNNFSGPIPEDFIQSFESMKNIVQDEVLGNPQQYLQWEFNSAVYYSPTTVTTKGTSTSFRKIPANFVIIDLSGNKFEGEIPNAIGELQALNGLNLSHNRLSGPIPQSMGNLIKLESLDLSSNMLTGRIPTELVNMKFLEVLNLSYNNLVGEIPQGKQFGSFMNDSYEGNLGLCGVPLSVKCGEEHDQHSSQREEKFVFGWEAVAIGYGCGMAFGVVMGSFVFRIRKPEFLVRMFGG; from the coding sequence ATGACGAGTCTGAATCTCAATGACAACCGATTAGAAGGTCTTTTGCCAGAATCTTTGTCCAACTGCATGCAACTGTGGCTTTTAAATCTTGGCAACAATCAAATAGAAGATACATTTCCCCACTGGCTTCGAACTATACCATATTTAAAAGTGTTGGTTTTGCGGACTAATAAGTTGCACGGTCCCATTGCTTTATTCAAGACCAAGCATGGATTTCCCagtttgaatatttttgatATCTCATCCAACAACTTCAGCGGCCCAATTCCAGAAGACTTCATACAAAGTTTTGAATCCATGAAGAATATTGTTCAAGATGAGGTGCTTGGAAATCCACAACAATACTTGCAATGGGAATTTAACAGTGCAGTATATTATTCACCTACGACTGTAACAACAAAAGGTACGAGTACGTCATtcagaaaaattccagcaaacTTTGTGATCATTGATTTATCAGGAAACAAATTTGAAGGAGAGATTCCAAATGCAATTGGAGAGCTTCAAGCACTCAATGGACTCAACCTCTCCCACAATAGACTCAGTGGTCCTATTCCCCAATCCATGGGAAATTTGATAAAATTGGAGTCATTGGATCTCTCTTCAAATATGTTGACTGGTAGGATTCCTACAGAATTGGTGAATATGAAGTTTCTTGAAGTGCTGAATCTTTCCTATAATAATCTTGTGGGAGAAATACCTCAAGGAAAGCAGTTTGGTTCTTTTATGAATGATTCCTATGAGGGAAACTTGGGCTTATGTGGAGTTCCATTGTCAGTGAAATGTGGGGAGGAGCATGATCAACATTCTtcacaaagagaagagaaattTGTATTTGGTTGGGAAGCAGTGGCTATAGGATATGGATGTGGAATGGCATTTGGAGTGGTGATGGGAAGCTTTGTATTTCGCATTAGAAAGCCTGAATTTCTTGTGAGAATGTTTGGTGGTTAA
- the LOC137824500 gene encoding transcription termination factor MTERF9, chloroplastic isoform X1 yields MAASMSLYPYKPLLYFSTPLCFCSQFRNLERGHLGSARLKSLVKLAAHSNPNILKTNRRSKYGEALSLYDSDDEDEEMDEEEEDDEDDDDDDDDDWLSDEEFAEPAKFGVGNKRLKSKTVKGKDKEKEWEWGLRSLDNEQSIRLPRSERVASLQRNESGKVPYGDKVSRNVKNKKYPRLSEEIPLDSKWLPLLDYLSTFGMKESHFIQIYERHMQALQINVGSAQERLEYLMSVGVKHRDVRRILLRQPQILEYTVENNLKSRVAFLRGLGIPNSRIGQIIAATPSLFSYSVENSLKPTVRYLVEEVGIKEKDLGKVIQLSPQILVQRIDISWNMRYMFLTKELGAPRDSIVKMVKKHPQLLHYSIDDGLLPRINFLRSIGMKNSDILKVLTSLTQVLSLSLEENLKPKYLYLVNELNNEVQSLTKYPMYLSLSLDQRIRPRHRFLVSLKKAPKGPFPLGSFVPTDECFCQQWAGTSLDKYLAFRQRLLLQKFAEKYERKM; encoded by the exons ATGGCTGCTTCTATGTCTCTCTATCCCTATAAACCCCTCCTATACTTTTCGACTCCTTTGTGTTTTTGTTCTCAATTTCGGAACTTGGAGAGAGGGCATTTGGGTTCTGCAAGGTTGAAGAGTTTAGTGAAACTTGCAGCACATTCGAATCCGAACATTCTCAAGACCAACAGAAGGTCAAAGTATGGAGAGGCACTGTCTCTGTACGATagtgatgatgaagatgaagaaatggacgaggaggaggaggacgacgaagatgatgatgatgatgatgatgatgattggcTTTCTGAT GAGGAATTTGCTGAGCCTGCTAAATTTGGTGTTGGTAACAAGAGATTGAAGTCGAAGACAGTTAAAG GaaaagataaagagaaggaGTGGGAGTGGGGTTTGAGATCTTTGGACAATGAACAAAGCATTAGATTGCCTAGAAGTGAGAGAGTGGCATCCTTACAACGAAATGAGAGTGGAAAGGTACCATATGGTGATAAG GTTAGTAGAAatgtaaagaataaaaaatatcctCGGTTGTCTGAAGAGATTCCTTTGGATTCGAAATGGTTACCACTTCTTGATTACTTGAGCACCTTTGGAATGAAGGAATCACACTTTATCCAAATATATGAGAGGCACATGCAAGCACTTCAAATCAACGTTGGTTCTGCACAGGAAAGGTTAGAATACTTGATGAGTGTTGGTGTTAAACATAGAGATGTAAGAAGAATCCTTCTGaggcagccacaaattcttgaGTATACAGTGGAGAACAATTTGAAGTCTCGTGTTGCTTTCTTGAGAGGCCTAGGCATACCGAATTCTAGAATAGGGCAAATCATTGCTGCTACTCCATCCTTGTTTTCTTACAGTGTTGAGAATTCGTTAAAACCTACAGTTAGATATTTAGTTGAGGAAGTAGGCATCAAGGAAAAAGATTTGGGTAAGGTCATTCAGCTTAGTCCCCAAATTCTTGTGCAAAGAATTGACATTTCATGGAATATGCGTTATATGTTTCTTACCAAGGAGTTGGGTGCACCCAGGGATAGCATTGTGAAGATGGTGAAAAAACATCCCCAACTTCTCCATTACAGCATAGACGATGGATTACTTCCAAGAATAAATTTCTTAAGGAGCATAGGAATGAAAAATTCAGATATCTTGAAAGTATTGACTAGCCTAACACAG GTGCTATCTCTGTCCTTGGAGGAAAATCTAAAACCCAAATATTTGTACTTGGTTAATGAACTTAACAATGAGGTGCAATCCTTGACCAAGTACCCAATGTATCTTAGTTTATCCTTGGACCAGAGAATTCGTCCTCGTCATAGGTTCTTAGTTTCCCTAAAGAAAGCTCCAAAAGGACCATTTCCCCTTGGATCTTTTGTACCAACTGATGAATGTTTTTGCCAACAATGGGCTGGAACAAGTTTGGATAAGTATTTGGCATTCCGTCAGAGATTATTACTTCAAAAGTTTGCTGagaaatatgaaagaaaaatgtgA
- the LOC137826019 gene encoding zinc finger CCCH domain-containing protein 18-like isoform X2, with product MDISQCTRIVFDKIHKFEPEHARKIIGYLLLKDHGELEMAKLASFPDYFIREVAFQAKRELLILSIPDMLPISHILNPEQCLSHLAVMSPRTPTSPSFHVPSLYWDPQPAGNINADFMAMNYMDSIMELQKQTQLCSLENRIDAVKTSTVGVANDYYRDASAANLGGKARRRFSEFPMKVCHYFNKGFCKHGTSCRFYHGQVAPENLSQMYGNDGVGEDQVISPGSLAQLESEIIELLRSRGSPISIASLPMAYYDKYKKVLQADGYLTESQRHGKSGYSLTKLLARLKNSILLIGRPHGQHSVFLAEDAPTQMLEGEFARNISASRQIYLTFPADSIFTEDDVSNYFNAFGPVADVRIPNQQRRMFGFVTFVHSETVKAVLEKGNPHSVRGSRVLVKPYREKAKINERNRIEHTVYYSPRSVDTDSELNSIPRSFGNPRSIRSQLIEDQDQEQTLEHERRSFAQLQFSSIPLSTSPNFGLSLDETNISDDHFNFQPLEESFHGKSIHTDDKSSDEESYEGLNLPDSPFAFPIDSEM from the exons ATGGATATTTCTCAGTGTACAAGGATTGTGTTtgataaaattcataaatttgaGCCAGAGCATGCTAGAAAGATAATTGGCTATCTCCTCCTAAAAGATCATGGAGAACTAGAAATGGCAAAATTGGCTTCTTTCCCTGACTATTTCATCCGTGAAGTGGCATTTCAGGCCAAAAGGGAGCTCCTAATATTGTCTATACCAGATATGCTCCCAATTTCACATATTCTCAACCCTGAACAATGTTTAAGCCATTTAGCAGTAATGTCCCCTAGAACTCCTACTTCACCAAGCTTTCATGTTCCCTCTCTCTATTGGGATCCACAACCTGCTGGCAATATCAATGCAGACTTTATGGCAATGAACTACATGGATTCCATCAtggaacttcagaagcagacACAGTTGTGCAGTTTGGAGAATCGTATAGATGCTGTAAAGACTAGCACAGTAGGGGTTGCCAACGATTACTATAGAGATGCTTCTGCTGCCAATCTGGGTGGAAAAGCTAGGAGAAGGTTTTCTGAATTTCCAATGAAAGTTTGTCACTATTTCAACAAAGGATTCTGCAAGCATGGAACAAGCTGCAGATTCTATCATGGCCAAGTTGCTCCTGAGAATTTATCTCAGATGTATGGAAATGATGGTGTTGGTGAGGATCAGGTGATTTCCCCAGGGTCACTAGCACAGCTAGAATCAGAAATTATTGAGCTTCTAAGATCAAGGGGCAGTCCAATATCCATTGCTTCTCTGCCAATGGCATACTATGATAAATACAAGAAGGTACTGCAAGCAGATGGTTATTTAACTGAGAGCCAAAGACATGGCAAGTCTGGTTATAGTTTGACAAAGCTTCTTGCGCGACTGAAAAACAGTATTCTGCTCATAGGCAG ACCTCATGGGCAGCATTCAGTGTTTCTGGCAGAAGATGCTCCCACACAAATGCTGGAAGGAGAGTTTGCTCGAAATATCAGTGCTTCACGACAAATATATCTGACATTCCCTGCTGACAGCATTTTCACAGAGGATGATGTCTCAAACTACTTCAA CGCATTTGGGCCTGTTGCAGATGTTAGAATTCCAAACCAGCAGAGAAGGATGTTTGGATTTGTGACATTTGTTCATTCAGAAACTGTCAAAGCTGTTTTGGAGAAGGGGAATCCCCATTCTGTTCGGGGTTCTCGGGTTCTTGTGAAGCCTTACCGGGAGAAAGCAAAGATTAATGAGAG GAATAGAATTGAGCACACTGTTTATTATTCACCACGCTCTGTAGATACGGACTCTGAACTCAACTCAA TTCCAAGAAGTTTTGGGAATCCTAGATCCATTAGGAGTCAACTGATTGAAGACCAAGACCAAGAGCAGACTCTGGAACATGAGAGGAGAAGTTTTGCACAACTGCAGTTTTCCTCAATACCTTTATCCACCTCACCTAATTTTGGCTTGTCCTTGGATGAAACAAACATTTCAGATG ATCACTTCAATTTCCAACCACTAGAAGAATCTTTCCATGGTAAATCCATACATACAGATGACAAATCCTCTGATGAGGAAAG CTATGAAGGACTCAACCTCCCAGACAGTCCATTTGCGTTTCCAATAGATAGTGAGATGTAA
- the LOC137823500 gene encoding DUF21 domain-containing protein At1g55930, chloroplastic-like: MALESWVLSYRSFNPRSRLFYPEHGNRRKSIPIKVLGRNARYPFPSVSSCVGPSTFSTLQASSFGADAKLLDRTRLRCFDGGSDGLSERNAVSDTNLNFMHELLKRGIILAATVCGVLVFGCPRVFAVEGVVDAGYGVIGQSILLLRNTWPKVLQVLRIFKEQGLVLAVLLSLSAFFSMAETSITTLWPWKVRELAEKESENGVFRLLRSDVTRFLTTILIGTTVVNIGATALVTEAATAMFGEAGVSAATGVMTVAILLLTEITPKSIAVHNATEVARFVVRPVAWLSLVLYPVGRIVTYLSMGMLKLLGLKGRSEPYVTEDELKLMLRGAELSGAIEEEEQDMIENVLEIKDTHVREVMTPLVDVVAIDGSSSLVDFHHLWVTHQYSRVPVFEQRVDNIMGIAYAMDLLDYVQKGELLESTTVVDMAHKPAYFVPDSMSVWNLLREFRIRKVHMAVVLNEYGGTVGIVTLEDVVEEIVGEIFDENDSKEEIQKKTGYVVMRAEGIFDVDANTSIDQLSEDLNIKMPEGHQYETVSGFVCAAFGYIPRTGEFIKVVLEREDEDDNNEASAEQQDQKEKNQIFKLEILAGNARKVSAVRFERINNDEMLETKVTRMVPKIMKRKWISAENLEEDAEYDGDAFAKKPQDDSSGEKLVEQENSSSE, from the exons ATGGCACTCGAATCTTGGGTTCTGAGTTACCGAAGCTTCAACCCCAGATCCAGATTATTTTACCCTGAGCATGGAAATCGGCGAAAGAGCATACCGATCAAAGTTTTGGGTAGAAATGCTAGATATCCATTTCCCTCTGTTTCCAGTTGTGTTGGTCCATCCACTTTTTCAACCCTTCAGGCTTCAAGTTTTGGAGCAGATGCCAAGTTACTAGATAGAACTCGGTTGAGGTGTTTTGATGGTGGCAGTGATGGTTTGAGTGAGAGGAATGCTGTTTCCGATACCAATTTGAACTTTATGCATGAATTGTTGAAGAGGGGAATCATCCTAGCTGCAACTGTTTGTGGGGTTTTGGTGTTTGGATGTCCACGAGTGTTTGCTGTTGAAGGTGTTGTGGATGCAGGATATGGCGTTATTGGACAGAGCATACTTCTGCTTAGGAATACTTGGCCTAAAGTGTTGCAAGTTCTTCGTATATTTAAGGAGCAAGGTTTGGTGCTGGCAGTGCTTTTGAGCCTTTCAGCCTTTTTCTCTATGGCAGAGACTTCAATCACCACACTTTGGCCTTGGAAG GTTCGTGAGTTGGCTGAAAAGGAGTCTGAAAATGGCGTTTTCAGACTACTCCGAAGTGATGTTACTCGATTCCTTACAACAATACTTATTGGCACAAC GGTGGTCAATATTGGGGCAACTGCACTGGTCACTGAAGCAGCAACTGCTATGTTTGGTGAAGCAGGTGTTAGTGCCGCAACAGGAGTGATGACT GTTGCCATTTTGCTTCTCACTGAAATCACTCCAAAAAGCATAGCTGTTCATAATGCCACAGAGGTGGCCCGTTTTGTG GTCAGGCCAGTTGCATGGCTTTCCCTGGTGCTGTATCCTGTGGGAAGAATTGTTACATATCTTTCAATGGGGATGCTGAAATTGCTTGGCCTAAAAGGAAGAAG TGAGCCATATGTAACAGAAGATGAGCTAAAATTGATGCTAAGAGGTGCTGAATTAAGTGGGGCAATAGAGGAGGAAGAGCAG GATATGATTGAAAAtgttctagagataaaagacaCACATGTCAGAGAGGTTATGACACCTCTTGTTGATGTTGTTGCGATTGATGGAAGTTCAAGCCTGGTAGACTTTCATCACTTGTGGGTCACACATCAGTACTCAAG GGTACCTGTTTTTGAGCAGCGCGTTGATAATATAATGGGTATAGCATATGCAATGGATCTGCTGGATTATGTTCAAAAG GGGGAGTTGCTTGAAAGTACTACTGTTGTAGATATGGCTCACAAACCTGCTTATTTTGTACCTG ATTCAATGTCTGTTTGGAATCTTCTTAGAGAGTTCAGAATCAGGAAGGTTCACATGGCGGTTGTTCTTAATGAGTATGGTGGAACTGTGGGG ATTGTAACTCTTGAAGATGTTGTGGAGGAAATTGTTGGCGAAATCTTTGATGAAAATGACTCAAAG GAGGAGATACAGAAAAAAACTGGTTACGTAGTAATGCGAGCTGAGGGCATTTTTGATGTGGATGCAAACACATCTATTGATCAGCTCTCAGAAGATTTGAACATCAAGATGCCGGAG GGTCATCAATATGAGACAGTATCAGGCTTTGTGTGTGCGGCATTTGGATACATTCCAAGGACAGGTGAGTTCATAAAAGTAGTTCTTGAAAGGGAAGATGAAGATGATAACAATGAGGCCAGTGCTGAACAGCAGGATCAGAAGGAAAAGAACCAGATTTTCAAACTTGAG ATACTAGCTGGAAATGCCAGAAAGGTGAGCGCAGTTCGGTTTGAACGAATAAATAATGATGAGATGTTGGAGACTAAAGTCACTCGCATGGTCCccaaaatcatgaaaagaaaaTGGATCAGTGCTGAAAACTTGGAGGAGGATGCAGAATATGATGGAGATGCATTTGCAAAGAAACCACAGGATGACAGTTCTGGAGAAAAATTAGTTGAGCAGGAAAATTCTAGTTCAGAATAA